The Flavobacterium marginilacus genome window below encodes:
- a CDS encoding K(+)-transporting ATPase subunit C — protein sequence MKNIFSILKLTLVLVVLFAVIYPLAIYGIAKFAPNQGKGETISVNGKVVGYQKIGQKFDKSNYFWGRPSAVDYNAAGSAGSNKGPSNADYLALVQKRIDTFLLVHPYLKKSEIPSDMVTASGSGLDPNISPQGALIQVKRIAKERKLSEDKVKALVESKINTPTVMGTATVNVLELNVALDELH from the coding sequence ATGAAAAATATATTTTCAATATTAAAATTGACCTTGGTACTGGTTGTTTTGTTTGCCGTTATTTATCCTTTGGCAATATATGGAATTGCCAAATTTGCTCCAAATCAAGGTAAAGGCGAAACTATTTCGGTTAACGGAAAAGTGGTTGGTTATCAAAAAATTGGACAAAAATTTGATAAATCGAATTATTTCTGGGGAAGACCTTCGGCAGTTGATTACAATGCTGCAGGAAGTGCCGGAAGTAATAAAGGTCCAAGTAATGCTGATTATTTGGCTTTGGTTCAAAAAAGAATTGATACCTTTTTATTGGTACATCCTTATTTGAAAAAATCAGAGATCCCATCGGATATGGTTACTGCTTCAGGAAGTGGACTGGATCCAAATATTTCTCCGCAAGGTGCATTGATTCAGGTAAAACGTATTGCCAAGGAAAGAAAATTATCAGAAGATAAAGTAAAAGCTTTGGTCGAAAGTAAAATTAATACACCAACAGTTATGGGAACAGCAACTGTAAATGTATTGGAATTGAATGTGGCTTTGGATGAGTTACACTGA
- a CDS encoding IS4 family transposase: protein MSANCCFSAQDKTVLCIQDTSEINLYNHKNRVKKDEFIGLTNAAAKGGIGFLLHPSFVIDAYSFVPYGFSDVKIWNRPLEKLTKKERNYNLLPIEEKESYKWIESSQKSKEVLEKSKKVIIIQDREGDIYEQFAMIPDQKTELLVRARANRTLLNKVKLFSFIANEPLKGKYTIELEGDKRRNINKREATLEVRFSEVTIQKNDLVSKNAPKSLDLYIIEAKEIGDNIDNPICWRLLTTIKVLDLDTALKCIEWYTCRWIIEEVFRILKKEGFNIEASELGSAKSIRKLSLMMMETIVKLFLMQIAYSIPEEEIEARSCFSDQELECLEYQMIKLEGKTEKLKNPHIQKDLKRYVWVIARLGGWKGYASGRKPGITTFSIGIQKFASIMEGWQLFLDVSTR from the coding sequence ATGTCAGCAAACTGCTGTTTTTCAGCTCAAGACAAAACAGTTTTATGTATACAGGACACAAGTGAGATCAATTTATATAATCATAAAAACAGAGTTAAAAAAGACGAATTTATAGGATTGACTAATGCTGCAGCAAAAGGAGGAATTGGATTTTTACTGCATCCTAGTTTCGTTATAGATGCTTATAGTTTTGTTCCGTATGGCTTTTCAGATGTAAAAATATGGAACAGGCCTTTAGAGAAACTTACAAAAAAGGAAAGGAATTATAATTTGCTTCCAATTGAAGAAAAGGAATCTTATAAATGGATAGAATCTTCCCAAAAATCCAAGGAAGTTTTAGAGAAATCAAAAAAAGTCATCATCATTCAGGATCGAGAAGGTGATATTTATGAGCAATTTGCAATGATTCCAGATCAAAAGACGGAATTATTGGTAAGAGCAAGAGCAAACAGAACGCTACTAAACAAGGTTAAATTGTTTAGTTTTATAGCCAATGAACCTCTTAAAGGGAAATATACGATAGAATTAGAAGGTGATAAAAGAAGAAATATAAACAAACGGGAAGCTACCTTAGAAGTTAGATTTTCTGAAGTAACTATCCAAAAAAATGATTTAGTTTCAAAGAATGCGCCCAAAAGCCTTGATTTATATATCATCGAAGCAAAAGAAATTGGCGATAACATTGATAATCCAATATGCTGGAGATTACTAACAACCATTAAAGTCTTAGACCTAGACACAGCCTTAAAATGTATCGAATGGTATACTTGTAGATGGATTATAGAAGAGGTTTTTAGAATTCTAAAAAAGGAAGGATTTAATATAGAAGCAAGCGAATTAGGTTCTGCAAAATCTATTCGAAAATTGTCTTTAATGATGATGGAGACAATTGTCAAACTATTTTTAATGCAAATAGCATATAGTATTCCAGAGGAAGAAATAGAAGCGAGAAGTTGTTTTTCAGATCAAGAACTTGAATGTTTAGAATATCAAATGATAAAATTAGAAGGAAAAACAGAAAAATTAAAAAATCCTCATATCCAAAAGGATTTAAAAAGATATGTTTGGGTTATTGCAAGGCTTGGTGGATGGAAAGGATATGCAAGTGGGAGAAAACCAGGAATAACCACTTTCTCTATCGGAATACAGAAATTTGCTTCAATAATGGAGGGATGGCAATTGTTTTTAGATGTGTCCACACGGTAG
- a CDS encoding porin, producing MKKIILTALIAFGFTTANAQEESKSLFTFSGYIDVYYSYDFAKPKNHTRPGFFYSYNKSNEANLNLGMAKVNYAAANIRGNFALMAGTYAEYNMSAEQDLLKNVYEANVGVKIANNHNLWIDAGIMPSHIGFESAIGKDCQTLTRSILAENSPYYEAGVKIGYTSESGKWYLAGMYLNGWQRIQKVEGNQTPAFGTQLTYKPSDKVILNWSTYAGNEQPDADKKWRYFNNFYGQFKLSDKTNVTAGFDVGSQQSDKGSDKYDVWFSPVLILQYKPADKIQLTARGEYYSDEKGVIIATETPNGFKTYGFSANFDYIVSDNVMFRIEARNLSSKDDIFTKDNLPTDTNTFVTTSLAISL from the coding sequence ATGAAAAAAATAATACTTACAGCTTTAATAGCTTTCGGATTTACAACTGCAAACGCTCAAGAAGAATCTAAAAGTCTTTTTACGTTTTCGGGATATATTGATGTTTATTACAGTTATGATTTTGCAAAACCCAAAAATCATACCCGTCCGGGATTTTTTTACAGTTATAATAAAAGCAATGAAGCTAACCTTAATCTGGGAATGGCAAAAGTGAATTATGCTGCAGCAAATATTCGTGGAAATTTTGCGCTGATGGCTGGAACGTATGCCGAATACAATATGTCGGCGGAACAGGATTTATTGAAAAATGTTTATGAAGCAAATGTTGGTGTAAAAATAGCTAATAACCACAATCTTTGGATTGATGCTGGAATTATGCCTTCGCACATTGGTTTTGAAAGTGCCATTGGTAAAGATTGTCAGACTTTAACGAGAAGTATTCTTGCCGAAAATTCTCCGTATTATGAAGCAGGTGTAAAAATTGGTTATACTTCTGAATCTGGAAAATGGTATTTGGCGGGAATGTATCTGAATGGCTGGCAGAGAATTCAGAAAGTTGAAGGAAACCAAACTCCGGCTTTTGGAACGCAGCTTACATACAAACCGTCAGATAAGGTAATCTTGAATTGGAGTACTTATGCTGGAAATGAGCAGCCTGATGCTGACAAAAAATGGCGTTATTTTAATAATTTTTACGGACAGTTTAAGCTGTCTGATAAAACAAATGTAACAGCAGGTTTTGATGTTGGTTCACAGCAATCGGATAAAGGAAGTGACAAATACGATGTTTGGTTTTCTCCTGTTTTGATTCTTCAATATAAACCAGCTGATAAAATTCAGCTGACAGCACGTGGAGAGTACTACAGTGATGAAAAAGGTGTAATTATCGCAACAGAAACGCCAAACGGATTTAAAACATATGGTTTTTCAGCTAACTTTGATTACATAGTTTCTGATAACGTTATGTTTAGAATCGAAGCCAGAAATCTGTCAAGTAAAGATGATATTTTTACAAAAGATAATCTCCCAACAGATACGAATACTTTTGTAACGACATCATTAGCGATTAGTCTTTAA